One region of Oryza sativa Japonica Group chromosome 10, ASM3414082v1 genomic DNA includes:
- the LOC4349121 gene encoding uncharacterized protein produces MAACRCSSRLSLQLPPPCLLIVLVAAAAMVAAAATGARAAWVDYPSGVPCGETIPVEQCDPGDAAANSACMDVCHYGGCRRGGECVSLGFGRGRGCHCKC; encoded by the exons ATGGCCGCGTGCAGGTGCAGCAGCCGCCTCTCCCTGCAGCTGCCTCCTCCGTGCTTGCTCATCGTCCTCGTCGCCG cggcggcgatggtggcggcggcggcgacaggggcGAGGGCGGCGTGGGTGGACTACCCGTCGGGGGTGCCGTGCGGGGAGACGATCCCGGTGGAGCAGTGCGAcccgggcgacgcggcggcgaacaGCGCGTGCATGGACGTGTGCCACTACGGCGGatgccggcgcggcggcgagtgcGTCTCCCTCGGCTTCGGCCGCGGCCGGGGATGCCACTGCAAGTGCTAG